In Rhododendron vialii isolate Sample 1 chromosome 9a, ASM3025357v1, the following are encoded in one genomic region:
- the LOC131299629 gene encoding protein FAR1-RELATED SEQUENCE 5-like, which translates to MPFAPFTGVNHHMQLIQYGCALLQDETEVTFVWLFKTWLDAMGERPSISIITDQDLGMKGDIAKVFPNTRHRLCLWHIKKKFVKKLSQVYYKISKFKKDMKDCIRRTYKKEDFEERWMLLMKENGLESNEWLQRLFDIRESWVPIYNRGTFFTNMDTIECSEGINSFFDGFVSHTSNLKEYMVKYEKALNRIVKREKDEDFEFEHKFWIVNDHEFLLKHVRKLYTRNVFNKFKDEWSKVFHYKVENVRTGNGFQLDIDKIPEHLFFHDGDKRPTNLE; encoded by the coding sequence ATGCCTTTTGCACCATTTACGGGAGTAAACCATCACATGCAGTTGATACAGTATGGATGTGCACTTTTACAAGATGAGACAGAGGTGACGTTTGTATGGTTGTTTAAGACATGGCTTGACGCTATGGGAGAACGACCTTCAATTTCTATCATCACTGACCAAGACTTAGGAATGAAAGGAGATATTGCCAAGGTCTTTCCCAACACCCGTCATCGTCTATGTCTTTGGCATATTAAGAAGAAATTTGTTAAAAAGTTGTCACAAGTGTACTATAAGATATCGAAATTCAAGAAGGATATGAAAGACTGTATTAGGAGGACATACAAGAAAGAGGATTTTGAAGAGAGATGGATGTTGTTGATGAAGGAAAATGGGTTAGAAAGCAACGAATGGCTTCAAAGGTTGTTTGATATTCGAGAATCATGGGTACCCATTTATAATCGTGGTACATTCTTCACCAATATGGATACTATCGAATGTAGTGAGGGCATTAACTCATTTTTTGATGGTTTTGTATCTCACACGTCAAATCTCAAAGAATATATGGTGAAGTATGAGAAAGCCTTAAATAGGattgtgaaaagggaaaaagatgaAGATTTTGAGTTTGAACATAAGTTTTGGATTGTTAATGACCACGAATTTTTGTTGAAGCATGTGAGAAAATTGTATACTAGAAACGTCTTCAACAAGTTCAAGGATGAATGGAGTAAAGTCTTTCACTACAAAGTTGAAAATGTGAGAACTGGCAATGGTTTCCAACTAGACATTGATAAAATACCAGAACATTTATTCTTCCACGATGGAGACAAAAGGCCAACAAATTTAGAATAA